The proteins below are encoded in one region of Streptomyces ficellus:
- a CDS encoding class II aldolase/adducin family protein has protein sequence MTQDAIERAWDALVGTARRTVTDGLVVGTSGNVSARVGDLVLVTPSGVPYDRLTPADTVAVDLDGTQVRGRLAPTSELPMHLEIYRRTTARAVVHTHAVHATAASTLVTELPPIHYMAAALGGPVRVAPYALYGTPDLAAHMMRALDDRTGCLLRNHGTVTYGDTLDQAYDRTAQLEWMCRVWLTATSAPGHTPSLLSPAELHEAATKLSGYGQPH, from the coding sequence ATGACACAGGACGCGATCGAGCGGGCATGGGACGCACTGGTCGGCACCGCCCGCAGGACGGTGACGGACGGGCTGGTCGTCGGTACCTCCGGAAACGTTTCCGCACGGGTGGGGGACCTGGTGCTCGTCACCCCCAGCGGCGTGCCGTACGACCGGCTCACCCCCGCCGACACCGTCGCCGTCGACCTCGACGGCACCCAGGTCCGCGGCCGGCTCGCGCCCACCAGCGAACTCCCCATGCACCTGGAGATCTACCGCCGCACCACGGCCCGCGCCGTCGTGCACACCCACGCCGTCCACGCCACCGCCGCGTCGACCCTCGTCACCGAACTCCCACCGATCCACTACATGGCCGCGGCCCTCGGCGGCCCCGTCCGCGTCGCCCCCTACGCCCTGTACGGCACGCCGGACCTCGCCGCCCACATGATGCGCGCCCTGGACGACCGCACCGGCTGCCTCCTGCGCAACCACGGAACGGTCACCTACGGCGACACCCTGGACCAGGCCTACGACCGCACGGCCCAGCTGGAGTGGATGTGCCGCGTCTGGCTCACCGCCACCTCGGCACCCGGCCACACCCCCAGCCTCCTGTCCCCCGCCGAACTCCACGAAGCCGCCACGAAGCTCTCCGGCTACGGCCAGCCCCACTGA
- a CDS encoding alpha/beta hydrolase — protein MRPATATAAAVTTLIGAGAAAVAAGRYTSSAALKVPSGRPLPGEPRLTVHATAAGQVTLTRCLASRRPGTYGLAGPDVHAVVGPVLDDVPHSADTVVRRLERVVGGRLEPGSRVRFTPQLHTGTPASALGLEYSDMEVQGELGALPAWFVPASRSTWVIAVHGIGTTREHPLNLMTFLNRMRLPVLDLAYRGDPGAPRPAGGLGHLGDSEWRDLDAAIRHAVRHGAERVILHGWSTGASMALHAAANCGLRDRISGLVLDSPVLDWEATLRALATARRVPAPLLPLAVRAAQGSTGVHGDRLAEAADPRGLRVPTLVFHGPDDRLAPWQSSRELAARRADLVTLHTVPNAPHAAMWNADPDRYEEAMRRFLTSLI, from the coding sequence GTGCGCCCCGCTACAGCGACGGCAGCGGCCGTCACCACACTGATCGGTGCCGGCGCGGCCGCGGTCGCGGCCGGCCGGTACACCAGCAGCGCCGCGCTCAAGGTGCCGTCCGGCCGGCCCCTGCCCGGCGAGCCCCGGCTCACCGTGCACGCCACGGCCGCCGGGCAGGTCACCCTGACCCGCTGCCTCGCCTCCCGGCGCCCCGGGACCTACGGGCTGGCCGGCCCGGACGTCCACGCCGTCGTCGGGCCCGTCCTGGACGACGTACCGCACAGCGCCGACACCGTCGTACGCCGGCTCGAACGGGTCGTCGGCGGCCGGCTCGAACCGGGCAGCCGGGTCAGGTTCACCCCGCAGCTGCACACCGGCACCCCTGCCTCGGCGCTCGGCCTGGAGTACAGCGACATGGAGGTGCAGGGGGAACTCGGCGCCCTGCCCGCCTGGTTCGTCCCCGCCTCCCGCTCCACCTGGGTCATCGCCGTCCACGGCATCGGCACGACCCGCGAGCACCCGCTGAACCTCATGACGTTCCTCAACCGGATGCGCCTGCCGGTCCTGGACCTCGCCTACCGAGGCGACCCAGGAGCGCCTCGCCCCGCCGGCGGACTGGGCCACCTGGGCGACTCCGAATGGCGCGACCTGGACGCCGCGATCCGCCACGCCGTACGGCACGGCGCCGAACGCGTCATCCTCCACGGCTGGTCCACCGGGGCGTCCATGGCCCTGCACGCCGCCGCCAACTGCGGCCTGCGCGACCGGATCAGCGGCCTCGTCCTCGACTCGCCGGTCCTGGACTGGGAGGCCACCCTGCGCGCCCTGGCCACCGCCCGCCGGGTGCCCGCCCCGCTGCTCCCGCTCGCCGTCCGCGCCGCGCAGGGCAGCACCGGTGTGCACGGCGACCGGCTCGCCGAGGCCGCCGACCCGCGGGGCCTGCGCGTACCCACGCTCGTCTTCCACGGCCCGGACGACCGCCTCGCGCCCTGGCAGAGCTCCCGCGAGCTGGCCGCCCGCCGCGCCGACCTGGTCACCCTGCACACCGTCCCGAACGCCCCGCACGCCGCCATGTGGAACGCCGACCCGGACCGCTACGAGGAGGCCATGCGCCGCTTCCTCACCTCCCTGATCTGA
- a CDS encoding VOC family protein has protein sequence MANVPSIYPTILYEDAKAAIRTLKEAFGFTEVSVYEGEDGRVVHSELACGNGMVMLGSKGGDGVFAKAMGGAGPVGVYVVVEDPDAHHARAVEHGVEILMPPTDQEYGSRDYMARDAEGNVWSFGTYAPGAAE, from the coding sequence ATGGCGAACGTACCGAGCATCTATCCGACGATCCTGTACGAGGACGCGAAGGCGGCCATCAGAACGCTGAAGGAAGCGTTCGGGTTCACCGAGGTGAGTGTGTACGAGGGCGAGGACGGCCGCGTCGTCCACTCGGAGCTGGCCTGCGGGAACGGCATGGTGATGCTGGGCAGCAAGGGCGGGGACGGGGTCTTCGCCAAGGCGATGGGCGGCGCGGGGCCCGTGGGGGTGTACGTGGTGGTGGAGGACCCCGACGCGCACCACGCCCGGGCGGTGGAGCACGGGGTGGAGATCCTGATGCCGCCCACGGACCAGGAGTACGGCTCGCGGGACTACATGGCGCGGGACGCCGAGGGCAACGTCTGGAGCTTCGGGACGTACGCCCCCGGCGCCGCGGAGTAG
- a CDS encoding ABC-F family ATP-binding cassette domain-containing protein, with product MITASGIELRAGARVLIESASFRIAKGDRIGLVGRNGAGKTTLTKCLAGEGVPAGGTIARSGEVGYLPQDPRTGDLDVLARDRILSARGLDVLIRKMRQNEERIASGQGGTREKALRQYERQETEFLTKGGYAAEAEAATIAAALGLPDRVLGQPLHTLSGGQRRRVELARILFSDADTLLLDEPTNHLDADSIVWLRDYLKTYRGGFIVISHDVDLVETVVNKVFYLDANRAQIDVYNMGWKLYQQQREADEKRRKRERQNAEKKAAALNSQADKMRAKATKTVAAQNMAKRAERLLSGLEAVRVSDKVAKLRFPEPAPCGKTPLTAEGLSKSYGSLEIFTDVDLAIDKGSRVVILGLNGAGKTTLLRLLAGVEKPDTGDVTPGHGLKLGYYAQEHETLDPDRTVLENMRSAAPDLDLVEVRKTLGSFLFSGDDVDKPAGVLSGGEKTRLALATLVVSSANVLLLDEPTNNLDPASREEILGALRTYKGAVILVTHDEGAVDALEPERIILLPDGVEDLWGPDYKDLVALA from the coding sequence GTGATCACCGCTTCCGGCATCGAGCTGCGCGCCGGCGCCCGCGTCCTCATCGAGTCCGCTTCCTTCCGCATCGCCAAGGGCGACCGCATCGGCCTGGTCGGCCGCAACGGCGCGGGCAAGACGACCCTCACCAAGTGCCTCGCGGGCGAGGGCGTTCCCGCCGGGGGCACGATCGCCCGCTCCGGCGAGGTCGGCTACCTCCCGCAGGACCCCCGCACCGGCGACCTCGACGTCCTGGCCCGCGACCGGATCCTCTCCGCCCGCGGCCTCGACGTGCTGATCCGCAAGATGCGGCAGAACGAGGAGCGGATCGCCAGCGGCCAGGGCGGCACCCGCGAGAAGGCGCTGCGCCAGTACGAGCGCCAGGAGACCGAGTTCCTCACCAAGGGCGGTTACGCCGCCGAGGCCGAGGCCGCCACCATCGCCGCCGCCCTCGGCCTGCCCGACCGGGTCCTCGGCCAGCCGCTGCACACCCTCTCCGGTGGTCAGCGCCGCCGAGTGGAGCTCGCCCGCATCCTGTTCTCGGACGCCGACACCCTGCTCCTCGACGAGCCCACGAACCACCTCGACGCCGACTCGATCGTCTGGCTCCGCGACTACCTCAAGACCTACCGCGGTGGCTTCATCGTGATCTCCCACGACGTCGACCTCGTCGAGACCGTCGTGAACAAGGTCTTCTACCTCGACGCCAACCGCGCCCAGATCGACGTCTACAACATGGGCTGGAAGCTGTACCAGCAGCAGCGCGAGGCCGACGAGAAGCGCCGCAAGCGCGAGCGCCAGAACGCCGAGAAGAAGGCCGCGGCGCTGAACTCGCAGGCCGACAAGATGCGGGCGAAGGCCACCAAGACCGTCGCCGCGCAGAACATGGCCAAGCGCGCCGAGCGGCTGCTCTCCGGCCTGGAGGCGGTCCGCGTCTCCGACAAGGTCGCCAAGCTCCGCTTCCCCGAGCCCGCCCCCTGCGGCAAGACCCCGCTCACCGCGGAGGGGCTCTCCAAGTCGTACGGCTCCCTGGAGATCTTCACCGACGTCGACCTGGCCATCGACAAGGGGTCGCGGGTCGTCATCCTCGGCCTCAACGGCGCCGGCAAGACGACCCTGCTGCGGCTCCTCGCCGGGGTGGAGAAGCCGGACACCGGCGACGTGACCCCCGGCCACGGCCTCAAGCTGGGCTACTACGCCCAGGAGCACGAGACCCTCGACCCGGACCGCACCGTCCTGGAGAACATGCGGTCCGCCGCGCCCGACCTCGACCTCGTCGAGGTGCGCAAGACGCTCGGCTCGTTCCTCTTCTCCGGCGACGACGTCGACAAGCCGGCGGGCGTCCTCTCCGGCGGTGAGAAGACCCGGCTCGCGCTGGCCACCCTGGTCGTCTCCTCGGCGAACGTCCTGCTCCTCGACGAGCCCACGAACAACCTCGACCCGGCCAGCCGCGAGGAGATCCTCGGCGCGCTGCGCACCTACAAGGGCGCCGTCATCCTCGTCACGCACGACGAGGGCGCCGTCGACGCCCTCGAACCGGAGCGGATCATCCTGCTCCCGGACGGTGTCGAGGACCTGTGGGGCCCGGACTACAAGGACCTGGTGGCGCTGGCCTGA
- a CDS encoding helix-turn-helix domain-containing protein, giving the protein MAETLKKGSRVTGAARDKLAADLKKKYDSGASIRALAEETGRSYGFVHRMLSESGVTLRGRGGATRGKKAASA; this is encoded by the coding sequence GTGGCCGAGACTCTGAAGAAGGGCAGCCGGGTGACCGGCGCCGCGCGCGACAAGCTCGCGGCAGACCTGAAGAAGAAGTACGACTCCGGCGCGAGCATCCGGGCATTGGCCGAGGAGACGGGCCGATCCTATGGATTCGTCCACCGGATGCTGAGTGAGTCGGGAGTCACGCTGCGTGGACGCGGCGGAGCGACGCGAGGCAAGAAGGCCGCTTCGGCCTGA
- a CDS encoding enoyl-CoA hydratase/isomerase family protein, with translation MTSLDPVLEVLDKDGVRLTVEDAVATVTLTNPAKRNAQSPALWRALAEAGRSLPGSVRIVVLRGEGKSFSAGLDRQAFTPEGFDGEPSFLEMARGSDAALDAVIAEYQEAFTWWRRNDIVSIAAVQGHAIGAGFQLALACDLRVVAEDVQFAMRETSLGLVPDLTGTHPLVAAVGYARALEICATGRFVHADEAERIGLANLVVPAGDLDGAVRDLAVALLAAPRDAVIETKALLRGAGERGYEEQRTAERAAQARRLRDLAGQSD, from the coding sequence ATGACCTCGCTCGACCCAGTCCTCGAAGTGCTCGACAAGGACGGCGTACGTCTCACCGTCGAGGACGCCGTTGCCACGGTGACCCTGACCAACCCGGCCAAGCGCAACGCCCAGTCCCCCGCGCTGTGGAGGGCGTTGGCGGAAGCCGGACGGTCGCTGCCGGGCAGCGTGCGGATCGTGGTGCTGCGCGGTGAGGGCAAGTCCTTCTCCGCCGGACTCGACCGCCAGGCGTTCACGCCGGAGGGCTTCGACGGCGAGCCGTCGTTCCTGGAGATGGCGCGCGGCTCCGACGCCGCGCTGGACGCCGTCATCGCCGAGTACCAGGAGGCGTTCACCTGGTGGCGCCGCAACGACATCGTGTCGATCGCGGCCGTCCAGGGGCATGCCATCGGGGCCGGTTTCCAGCTCGCCCTGGCGTGCGACCTGCGGGTCGTGGCCGAGGACGTCCAGTTCGCCATGCGCGAGACCAGCCTGGGCCTCGTGCCCGACCTGACCGGTACGCACCCCCTCGTCGCGGCGGTCGGCTACGCCCGCGCGCTGGAGATCTGCGCCACGGGCCGGTTCGTGCACGCCGACGAGGCCGAGCGCATCGGGCTGGCCAACCTCGTCGTGCCCGCGGGCGACCTCGACGGCGCGGTGCGCGACCTCGCCGTCGCGCTGCTCGCCGCGCCGCGCGACGCCGTCATCGAGACCAAGGCGCTGCTCCGCGGCGCCGGCGAGCGCGGCTACGAGGAGCAGCGGACGGCCG